The following coding sequences are from one Paenibacillus tundrae window:
- a CDS encoding SWIM zinc finger family protein: protein MMNIPNEMIMDDAQWQQLIREIADHFDNLTIMRGFQYYKQKRVGPLTFTEQRGIHAMVQGTEEYEVLLSMQSLPTSYCPCPVHSPCKHMIAVLMSYAESTGRPVHAIVNAHSSTALKQSVKPTSAISSVRSDSEAHVQELEIPDNSYSQIKEQAMDLAQLPIPEWHKLFRNCLNRLGTGTASTSYIQAATDELYAIKPKLSSGMDQIFDLHVHMYLMRFCIPGRNPNTNSPVYLSYPAQLAVDALQRNIEKELNRPLDLSNLDDKQYAEHWKRLEETVTYLRKQMLSETSSIMAFTSIYRDLWLNWLVPLLQRQDELEAELTALREIEHKLSDDSVSTKTTTGSVLNVNPSSSGTETSTPNRRPPTLPLPLVLAQGWIYFHLKRDSEAWQILTSGSSAYGIPPEHVLHYLHVLVEQLDWNRLGHWLAELGPLLANRRNDPLHDYMQLWDTVIQELPETEDTMWNTLVSMLPHSRPAYEDALHRRSQWRRWIDFQLSTGAEPLEFRVAILQPIEKDAPELLLPFYHQAVERYIGHKNRDGYKAAVKLLKRLAKLYKKLKQEERWEQFITALAVRNSRLRALQEELRKGKLIS from the coding sequence ATGATGAACATACCCAATGAAATGATCATGGATGATGCACAGTGGCAACAATTGATTCGTGAAATTGCGGATCATTTCGATAACCTGACCATTATGCGCGGATTCCAATATTATAAACAGAAACGTGTTGGCCCATTAACATTTACGGAGCAACGAGGCATCCATGCGATGGTACAAGGTACAGAAGAATATGAAGTGCTGCTGAGTATGCAGTCCTTACCTACAAGCTACTGCCCCTGCCCGGTACATTCCCCTTGTAAACATATGATCGCTGTTCTTATGAGTTACGCTGAAAGCACGGGACGTCCTGTCCATGCCATTGTAAATGCCCATTCGAGCACTGCTCTGAAACAATCCGTGAAGCCTACCTCTGCTATATCATCGGTACGCTCGGATTCTGAAGCTCATGTGCAGGAGCTTGAAATCCCAGACAACTCATATAGCCAAATCAAGGAACAAGCGATGGATCTTGCTCAGCTACCTATTCCGGAATGGCATAAGCTGTTTCGGAACTGTCTCAACCGCCTGGGAACAGGAACAGCAAGTACAAGCTATATACAGGCTGCGACCGACGAGCTCTATGCCATTAAACCCAAGTTATCTTCAGGCATGGATCAAATATTCGACCTACACGTGCATATGTACCTTATGCGCTTCTGTATTCCTGGCCGTAATCCGAACACCAATTCGCCTGTCTATCTTAGTTATCCTGCCCAGCTTGCTGTAGATGCCCTTCAGAGAAATATAGAAAAGGAGCTAAATCGCCCACTGGATCTATCCAATCTGGATGACAAGCAGTACGCAGAGCATTGGAAACGGCTTGAAGAAACGGTAACCTATCTCCGTAAGCAAATGTTGTCCGAAACGTCCAGCATTATGGCATTTACGTCCATCTATCGCGACTTGTGGTTAAACTGGCTTGTGCCTCTTCTACAACGACAAGACGAGCTAGAAGCTGAACTAACAGCTCTACGCGAGATTGAACATAAATTAAGTGATGACTCCGTTTCTACTAAAACAACCACCGGAAGTGTGCTAAATGTGAACCCAAGCAGTTCAGGCACAGAAACGAGCACACCTAATAGAAGACCACCCACGCTTCCACTACCTTTGGTGTTGGCACAGGGCTGGATATACTTTCACCTGAAACGGGATTCGGAAGCTTGGCAGATCTTAACGAGCGGAAGCTCAGCCTATGGCATTCCACCAGAGCATGTATTGCACTATCTGCACGTCCTGGTGGAACAACTGGATTGGAATAGGCTCGGACATTGGCTGGCAGAGCTCGGACCGTTGCTTGCGAATCGCCGCAATGATCCATTGCATGATTACATGCAACTCTGGGACACCGTTATCCAGGAGCTTCCCGAAACAGAAGATACGATGTGGAATACGCTTGTTAGCATGTTGCCCCATTCTCGGCCTGCCTATGAGGATGCTCTTCATCGTCGTAGCCAGTGGCGGCGTTGGATCGATTTTCAACTTAGTACGGGGGCGGAGCCACTCGAATTCCGTGTCGCAATACTTCAACCCATCGAGAAAGATGCGCCCGAACTGCTGCTACCTTTCTACCATCAGGCCGTCGAACGTTATATCGGACACAAAAACAGAGACGGGTACAAAGCAGCGGTTAAGCTGTTAAAGCGACTGGCGAAACTATACAAAAAATTGAAGCAGGAAGAACGCTGGGAGCAGTTTATCACGGCTCTCGCAGTTCGTAATAGCAGACTGCGTGCTCTGCAGGAAGAGCTTCGGAAAGGTAAATTAATCTCATGA
- a CDS encoding endonuclease/exonuclease/phosphatase family protein: MKILTLNAHAWAEEDQLNKISQLAEFINTHQFDIISMQEVNQSIQEEALTTAELEHYFATDSDTVVKKDNYAYVLLTQLSEKYYWTWVPTHVGFRRYDEGLAILSRTPITQAFGEYVSHMRDYNNYRTRKIVGIQTVADGEEAWFVNGHYNWWDDEQEPFKGQWDLTESKLAPYMNEPLYMMGDFNNVAEIRGQGYDYMMSHGWHDLYTTAAQKDDGATVVKAIAGWANNSQPLRIDYIFSNRPVQAKSSTVVLNGKNGPVVSDHYGVAVEIEMNT; this comes from the coding sequence ATGAAAATACTTACCTTAAACGCACACGCTTGGGCAGAAGAAGATCAACTGAACAAGATCAGCCAACTGGCTGAGTTTATTAATACACATCAATTCGACATCATCTCCATGCAGGAGGTCAACCAATCGATTCAGGAAGAGGCGTTAACTACGGCAGAGCTGGAGCACTACTTTGCCACAGATTCAGACACGGTAGTCAAAAAAGACAATTATGCTTATGTGCTACTAACACAATTATCTGAAAAGTATTACTGGACCTGGGTTCCTACCCATGTCGGATTCCGCAGATATGATGAAGGACTGGCGATTCTAAGCCGAACGCCAATTACACAGGCATTTGGGGAATATGTATCCCACATGCGGGATTACAACAACTACCGAACACGCAAAATCGTCGGAATCCAGACGGTGGCGGATGGTGAAGAGGCATGGTTCGTGAATGGACATTACAACTGGTGGGATGACGAGCAGGAGCCTTTCAAAGGGCAATGGGATCTAACCGAGAGCAAGCTTGCGCCGTATATGAATGAACCTTTGTATATGATGGGGGATTTCAATAATGTGGCGGAGATACGGGGACAGGGGTATGACTACATGATGAGTCATGGCTGGCATGATCTCTATACCACAGCAGCGCAGAAGGACGATGGCGCAACCGTTGTCAAAGCCATTGCTGGATGGGCGAATAACAGTCAGCCACTACGCATTGATTATATTTTCTCAAATCGTCCTGTTCAGGCGAAGTCTTCAACGGTTGTTCTTAATGGCAAGAATGGGCCCGTTGTTTCTGACCACTATGGTGTTGCTGTCGAAATTGAAATGAATACCTAA
- a CDS encoding methyl-accepting chemotaxis protein: MNTLESLVNAMPFVSQMFRDDVSISINDHEKVLYFSEAKSLEIGVKVGDELHDDYKNFKMLVNKDTRTVARMPGDLQGRPFDAILIPIKENDQVVGILGVNYALDNHITLESLIAENESTINALVGGIQQIAAHSEELSATSEEILRNSKQAVENSVSVTKVTNVIREVSEQTNLLGLNAMIEAARVGDLGSGFGVVASEVRKLSDHTKQAAADIETSLGSVQDSMKHMEQEIGQITTATVDQAQLVSEFMESIDKLSHTSADLKTFVHKMLSLE; encoded by the coding sequence TTGAATACGCTTGAATCTTTGGTAAATGCAATGCCTTTTGTCAGTCAAATGTTTCGTGATGATGTATCCATCTCTATTAATGATCATGAGAAAGTTTTATACTTTTCCGAAGCAAAAAGTTTGGAAATTGGTGTAAAAGTCGGCGATGAGCTGCATGATGATTATAAGAATTTCAAAATGTTAGTTAATAAAGATACACGTACCGTGGCACGGATGCCTGGTGATCTGCAAGGTAGACCGTTCGACGCAATTCTCATTCCCATTAAAGAAAATGATCAAGTTGTAGGTATCCTCGGTGTAAACTATGCACTGGATAATCACATTACGCTAGAGTCACTAATTGCTGAGAATGAAAGCACGATTAACGCCCTCGTTGGTGGCATTCAACAAATTGCGGCACATTCAGAAGAACTGTCCGCGACATCAGAAGAAATTCTGCGTAACTCCAAGCAAGCGGTAGAGAACTCGGTCAGTGTAACCAAAGTAACCAACGTGATTCGTGAAGTATCCGAACAAACGAACCTGCTCGGCTTGAATGCGATGATTGAAGCTGCTCGCGTAGGTGATCTCGGGAGTGGCTTCGGGGTTGTTGCGAGCGAAGTACGCAAATTGTCCGATCATACGAAACAAGCGGCGGCTGATATTGAAACCTCCCTCGGTAGTGTTCAGGACTCCATGAAACATATGGAACAAGAGATTGGTCAGATTACGACAGCAACGGTAGATCAAGCACAGCTCGTAAGTGAGTTCATGGAAAGCATTGATAAGCTGAGCCACACCAGTGCAGATCTCAAAACATTCGTGCATAAGATGTTATCGCTCGAATAA
- a CDS encoding glycoside hydrolase family 88/105 protein, whose product MTTYFSEPQSMYYRFGDDQDQVLKVLAERYIGANAQADFVYRLFQKSGIMQNDKGLYDLNLGKRFPEAEKGQTVYAAALVWGDEDRNLDVLIRCYGPVRFYFNEQLVYRSTVIDEITPDATVKLGIDIKPGWNTLLLQMSCTPAGFGCQFGSDEGKVRILNVLSPFEERLGQAGWVYSNLSNQDISLTLHPSGGGQTALNLIGKEQDTGLTWFPNPEWSEAQQAMPALERIYGHLPGHRVYARTHLNNSDATGAKVQLSGVCSGPIQVWHQGEEVIRLSEAGSFTEEVHASFGRSELLVCSECSDAETPWQFTLTASVNGKELKFELPQRVHGVSGESWLYAGPFKAGAEPAAQDMNRFDRVYVTGTTEPSPSHPSLEEKTYWRLDRPDAWVRPYYENAMLSNKWTVGSVTNYGRWDYPLGVTVYGLLQAGRHLQRPDITRYAAEHVRTCTRMYEYSLWDREQYGFPSVNQQLVMLKMLDNCGSFGSAMLEAYSEHQEPTALPIAARIADFMLSRLERQEDGAFYRECTGEYAENTMWADDLYMSTPFLVRYARLTGNTAALDEAATQFLLYRKYLFMSDYKIMSHVYDFKYGQATRVPWGRGNGWTLFSLTEVLEALPEGHADRPALIDFYNELCEGYAALQDPSGLWHQVLNDADTYLEASCTAMFTYGFSRGVRFGWFRHPERYIVAAEQAWSGLTKYAIDRQGNVHGVCSGSRYAFTAEYYNKDLLTVTNDNHGIGIMMLAGTELARMKEHLRQSAASQTKTALHS is encoded by the coding sequence ATGACAACCTATTTCAGTGAACCACAGAGCATGTACTATCGTTTCGGGGATGATCAGGATCAGGTATTGAAAGTGCTGGCTGAGCGATATATCGGAGCCAATGCCCAAGCTGATTTCGTATATCGTTTATTTCAGAAGTCGGGCATTATGCAGAATGATAAAGGCTTGTATGATCTGAATTTAGGTAAACGCTTTCCAGAAGCCGAGAAAGGGCAGACGGTTTACGCTGCAGCGCTCGTCTGGGGGGATGAAGACCGTAACCTGGATGTACTTATCCGGTGTTATGGCCCCGTTCGATTTTATTTTAATGAGCAACTCGTGTACCGCTCTACCGTTATAGATGAGATTACCCCAGACGCAACGGTGAAATTGGGAATTGATATTAAACCAGGCTGGAATACGTTGTTGTTACAAATGAGCTGCACCCCTGCTGGTTTTGGTTGTCAATTCGGATCTGACGAGGGTAAGGTGCGCATTCTGAATGTACTTTCTCCTTTTGAAGAAAGACTGGGGCAGGCAGGCTGGGTATATTCCAATCTCTCTAACCAAGATATCTCGTTAACACTCCATCCATCTGGTGGTGGGCAAACTGCGCTGAATTTAATAGGAAAAGAACAGGATACGGGGCTGACGTGGTTCCCTAACCCAGAATGGTCTGAAGCACAACAAGCCATGCCTGCTCTGGAGCGTATATATGGACATCTCCCTGGTCACCGGGTGTATGCAAGAACTCATCTGAACAATAGCGATGCGACAGGAGCAAAGGTTCAACTATCGGGAGTCTGCTCTGGTCCAATTCAAGTGTGGCACCAAGGTGAGGAAGTGATCCGGCTCTCCGAAGCAGGTTCATTTACGGAGGAAGTGCATGCTTCTTTTGGACGGAGCGAATTGTTGGTGTGCAGTGAATGTAGCGATGCAGAGACGCCATGGCAATTTACATTAACTGCCTCGGTAAATGGCAAAGAATTAAAGTTCGAACTGCCGCAGCGAGTACACGGCGTATCTGGAGAATCATGGTTATATGCTGGGCCGTTCAAGGCTGGGGCTGAACCAGCGGCGCAGGATATGAACCGATTCGATCGGGTATATGTTACGGGAACAACAGAGCCATCCCCATCTCATCCTTCATTAGAAGAGAAAACGTATTGGCGGTTGGATCGACCAGATGCTTGGGTTCGTCCGTACTATGAGAATGCGATGCTTAGCAATAAGTGGACGGTAGGTAGCGTGACCAACTATGGACGTTGGGATTATCCACTTGGTGTAACCGTGTATGGCTTGTTACAAGCTGGCCGTCATTTACAGCGACCGGATATTACGCGGTATGCGGCTGAACATGTGCGGACATGTACTCGGATGTACGAATATTCGTTGTGGGATCGGGAGCAGTACGGATTCCCTTCAGTGAACCAACAGCTGGTGATGCTCAAGATGTTGGACAATTGTGGTTCGTTTGGCTCAGCTATGCTGGAAGCATATTCAGAGCATCAGGAACCGACAGCTTTGCCGATTGCTGCGCGGATTGCTGATTTTATGTTATCTCGATTGGAACGCCAGGAGGATGGTGCTTTTTACCGCGAGTGTACTGGGGAATATGCCGAGAACACGATGTGGGCGGACGATCTGTATATGAGTACACCGTTTCTGGTTCGTTATGCCCGCTTGACGGGAAATACAGCAGCTCTGGATGAGGCGGCTACACAGTTTTTGTTATACCGAAAGTATCTATTTATGTCTGATTACAAAATCATGTCCCATGTATATGACTTCAAATATGGGCAAGCAACACGAGTACCGTGGGGGCGGGGAAATGGTTGGACACTATTCTCGTTAACGGAGGTGCTGGAGGCTCTTCCTGAAGGGCATGCGGATCGCCCAGCTTTGATTGATTTTTATAATGAACTATGTGAGGGGTATGCTGCACTTCAAGACCCGAGCGGGTTATGGCACCAGGTATTGAATGATGCAGATACGTATCTGGAGGCATCGTGTACAGCTATGTTTACCTACGGATTTTCCCGAGGCGTTCGATTTGGATGGTTCCGTCATCCTGAACGTTATATTGTAGCGGCGGAGCAGGCATGGAGTGGGTTAACGAAGTATGCGATTGACCGTCAAGGTAATGTACATGGGGTATGTAGTGGATCGAGATACGCATTCACAGCAGAGTATTACAACAAGGATCTCCTGACAGTCACCAACGACAACCATGGGATTGGAATTATGATGCTGGCGGGTACAGAGTTAGCGCGAATGAAAGAGCATTTGCGTCAATCTGCTGCGAGTCAGACGAAGACCGCACTGCATTCCTAG
- a CDS encoding ArsR/SmtB family transcription factor: MSDEALQPMDITLEQQKIISHPFRVEIIILLSEQPMTSKQVADRLDKDPGTTYYHIQQLFKHEILELVHTEVSRGIVEKFYRAKATLFRVNDSELKVKRQFRAKRDNYIMLSEAELAALSDEISELFYKYTQQSLTSKQDRTAYQISFEAKEYDEGEIT, encoded by the coding sequence ATGTCAGACGAAGCATTGCAGCCGATGGATATCACATTGGAGCAACAGAAGATTATTTCGCATCCGTTCCGGGTTGAGATCATTATTTTGTTGTCCGAGCAGCCGATGACGTCCAAGCAAGTGGCAGACCGGTTGGATAAAGATCCTGGTACAACGTATTATCACATCCAGCAATTGTTTAAGCATGAGATTTTGGAGTTGGTACATACGGAGGTTTCGAGAGGAATTGTTGAGAAATTTTACAGAGCCAAAGCGACGTTGTTTCGAGTCAATGATTCAGAGCTTAAGGTGAAGCGACAATTTCGAGCTAAGCGTGATAACTACATCATGCTGTCGGAGGCAGAATTGGCTGCTTTAAGTGACGAAATCTCAGAGTTGTTCTACAAATATACACAGCAATCACTCACGTCTAAGCAAGACAGAACGGCGTACCAGATCAGTTTCGAAGCAAAAGAGTATGATGAGGGGGAGATCACTTGA
- a CDS encoding MFS transporter, which produces MSTRLFNRNFNILLSGMFVKGIGTGVYEVAGMLLVLAISGNVFYSGLAYFAISAADCLGFLIAPFANYVSYKKSLVFCEFLKSALLFSIPLFAVLFGLNVFYCILVLFIVAMISQFTYPVESTVIPNIVPQDRLVQANSYLNTLRESMNIVFLAVAGILVAVIGPVQAILITAICHLCTSLIYTLYRFNFQNTDGNEQPQISKWLQNYKQDFMAGIRYITGSSIIPHLVVACFFVNFFIAAMFATLPAFALMQGGSESYYGYYMAAMSVGLLCGAIITPRVGKFPFGKLTVLCGVSSGLLWIGASLLPVIPSIALYGAGFVTIGIFNVLMFSAIQRQIETSMIGRVITVVSSAAAFSMPIGALVGGAIGSISPLYSILLGGIAMVIFGMYWLVSGVLRKLPSIDQLELSETAATPTSYHEPVKDAHA; this is translated from the coding sequence TTGAGTACGCGTTTGTTCAATCGGAATTTTAATATTCTATTGTCTGGTATGTTCGTCAAAGGCATTGGAACGGGTGTGTACGAGGTGGCTGGCATGCTGCTTGTCCTTGCAATCAGCGGCAATGTATTTTATTCAGGATTAGCCTATTTTGCGATCAGTGCTGCGGATTGCTTAGGCTTTCTAATTGCCCCCTTTGCCAATTACGTATCGTACAAAAAAAGTCTCGTGTTCTGTGAATTTCTAAAGTCAGCCTTATTGTTCTCGATTCCGCTCTTTGCTGTATTATTTGGATTGAACGTATTTTATTGCATTCTCGTATTGTTCATCGTAGCGATGATCTCACAGTTTACCTACCCCGTAGAATCTACAGTCATCCCCAATATCGTACCTCAAGATCGCCTGGTACAGGCTAACTCTTATCTGAACACACTCCGGGAGAGTATGAATATCGTATTTCTCGCTGTTGCGGGCATTTTGGTTGCAGTCATCGGTCCCGTGCAGGCGATTCTTATCACAGCTATATGCCATTTATGTACGTCCTTAATTTACACCCTGTATCGCTTTAATTTTCAAAATACGGATGGGAATGAACAGCCTCAGATCAGTAAATGGCTGCAAAATTACAAACAAGACTTCATGGCTGGAATCCGTTATATCACAGGTTCATCGATTATCCCTCATCTAGTCGTTGCTTGCTTCTTCGTTAACTTTTTCATTGCTGCGATGTTTGCCACACTTCCGGCATTTGCCCTGATGCAAGGTGGGAGTGAATCCTACTATGGGTATTATATGGCGGCAATGTCCGTAGGGCTGTTATGTGGAGCGATCATTACACCGCGTGTTGGTAAATTCCCTTTTGGCAAGCTCACCGTGCTCTGCGGCGTATCTTCAGGATTATTGTGGATCGGTGCAAGCCTGTTGCCGGTAATCCCATCTATTGCACTCTATGGCGCAGGATTTGTAACGATTGGAATTTTCAATGTACTGATGTTCTCCGCAATTCAAAGACAGATCGAAACTTCAATGATCGGTAGAGTCATTACCGTTGTATCCAGTGCCGCAGCGTTTAGTATGCCGATTGGAGCTTTGGTGGGTGGAGCGATTGGTTCGATAAGCCCTCTGTATTCCATTTTACTTGGTGGCATTGCGATGGTGATCTTTGGCATGTATTGGCTCGTTAGCGGTGTGCTTCGGAAGTTACCATCCATTGATCAGCTAGAATTATCAGAAACAGCAGCTACTCCAACCTCGTATCATGAACCTGTGAAGGATGCACATGCTTAA
- the ablA gene encoding lysine 2,3-aminomutase, translating into MPDKTAQHRRHYQEVELWENVEEKDWNDWIWQLTNTIKTVDQLKKVIRLTPDEEEGVRISAQTIPLNITPYYAMLMDPDNPDCPIRKQSVPISQEMKMMSYDLEDPLAEDDDSPVPGLTHRYPDRVLFLITNQCSMYCRYCTRRRFSGQIGMGVPKKQMEDAIAYIRNTPAVRDVLLSGGDGLLVNDKILEYIISELRKIPHVEIIRIGTRAPVVFPQRITENLCNMLKKYHPIWLNTHFNTPIEITEEARRACEMLADAGVPLGNQSVLLKGINDSSHIMKKLNLDLVKMRVRPYYMYQCDLSEGIGHFRTTISKGIEIMESLRGHTSGYSVPTFVVDAPGGGGKIPVQPNYIVSQSPGKTILRNFEGVITAYPEPRNYEEGTADRYFDAYYGNSVAYRTTGVSNFYHGDEQESLVPDELERYSKREAFRNSGAETLKDKRENRDRLKEKKMNKDLRPSGEHILAD; encoded by the coding sequence ATGCCAGATAAAACCGCTCAGCACAGAAGACACTATCAGGAAGTCGAATTATGGGAGAACGTCGAAGAGAAGGACTGGAATGATTGGATATGGCAACTGACCAATACAATCAAAACTGTGGATCAACTCAAGAAAGTTATTCGTCTAACACCGGATGAAGAAGAAGGTGTTCGGATTTCCGCGCAGACAATTCCACTCAATATTACGCCTTATTATGCTATGTTAATGGATCCAGACAACCCCGATTGCCCTATTCGTAAGCAGAGTGTTCCGATATCCCAAGAGATGAAGATGATGAGTTACGACCTCGAAGATCCTCTTGCGGAAGATGATGATTCACCGGTTCCAGGGCTAACCCATCGTTATCCTGACCGGGTTCTATTCCTCATTACCAATCAATGCTCGATGTATTGCCGTTATTGCACGCGAAGACGATTCTCTGGTCAGATCGGCATGGGAGTTCCCAAGAAACAGATGGAAGATGCGATCGCTTATATTCGTAATACACCAGCTGTACGCGATGTGCTTCTATCTGGAGGCGACGGATTGCTGGTCAATGACAAAATTCTAGAGTACATCATCAGTGAGCTACGCAAAATTCCACATGTCGAGATCATTCGAATCGGCACGAGAGCCCCAGTTGTATTTCCACAGCGCATTACCGAGAATCTGTGCAACATGCTTAAGAAATACCATCCTATCTGGCTTAACACCCACTTTAATACACCTATTGAAATTACAGAGGAAGCCAGAAGAGCCTGTGAGATGTTAGCAGATGCAGGTGTTCCATTAGGCAATCAGTCGGTATTACTCAAAGGAATCAACGATAGCAGCCATATTATGAAGAAACTAAATCTGGACCTCGTTAAGATGCGAGTTCGTCCTTACTATATGTATCAATGCGACTTATCGGAGGGAATTGGTCATTTTCGGACAACGATCTCCAAAGGAATTGAGATTATGGAATCGCTCAGAGGACATACTTCGGGTTATTCCGTACCTACCTTTGTGGTGGATGCTCCAGGCGGCGGTGGTAAAATTCCGGTTCAGCCTAATTACATCGTTTCTCAATCTCCTGGCAAAACCATTCTACGGAACTTTGAAGGCGTAATTACAGCCTACCCTGAGCCTCGCAACTACGAAGAGGGAACAGCAGATCGTTACTTTGATGCTTATTATGGCAATTCAGTTGCCTATCGAACCACAGGTGTCTCTAACTTTTACCACGGGGATGAACAGGAGAGTCTCGTTCCAGATGAGCTGGAGAGATATTCCAAGAGGGAAGCCTTTAGGAACAGTGGAGCTGAGACCTTGAAGGATAAACGAGAGAATCGTGATCGACTTAAGGAAAAGAAAATGAATAAAGATCTTCGTCCATCAGGCGAACATATCCTTGCTGATTAA